The genomic stretch GTTTCGGCCAGACCGGGCCGCGCGCCGCAGAACCGGGTTACGACTTCATCATTCAGGGTATGGGTGGAATGATGAGCATCACCGGCGAGCGCGACGATCTGCCCGGTGGCGGCCCGCAAAAGGTAGGCGTTGCCTTCGCGGACCTGATGACCGGCCTGTACTCGACGGTGGCTATCCAAGCTGCGCTGCTCAGCCGAGAAAAGACCGGGCTTGGTCAACATATCGATATGGCGTTGCTGGATGTTCAGGTCGCCACACTGTGCAACCAGAGCCAGAACTATCTGGCTTCCGGCAAGCCGCCCGGGCGTTATGGCAACGCCCACGCCAACATTGTGCCGTACCAGGTGTTTCGCGCCAGTGATCGCGACTTCATCATTGCCTGCGGCAACGACTCACAGTTCGTCGCACTGTGCGACGCCATCGGCCTGCCAGAGCTGCCGAAAGATCCGCGTTTCGCGCGCAACGCCGACCGAGTCAGCAACCGCGAGGAGATCGTTGCCATCCTGTCGCGTCACTTTCTCGGAGGGCTCGCCGATGAGTGGGTAGGGCGCATTCACCCGCAGGGCGTACCGGTAGGGGCCATCAACAGCATTGCCCAGGCGCTGGACGAACCACAGATACTGGCGCGCAACATGCTGGTCAACATTCCCCATCCCTTGAAAGCCGACTTCGTCACGGTCGGCAGTCCGATCAAGTTGTCTCGCACACCGGTCGAGTACCTGCGCCCCGCGCCGATGCTGGGTGAGCATACCGATGAGGTGCTCAAGCGCCAGTTGGGTCTCGATGATGAGCGCCTGGCCGAGTTGAAGGCACAAGGCATCATCGAACAGCTTGGTGAACGCTGAACCTGCCATGCCCCGGCCAGCCAGCTTGCCGGGGCAATTTTTCCCATGGAGCCTTTATGAAAGTCCTCGTAGCGATCAAGCGTGTGGTCGATTACAACGTCAAGGTTCGCGTCAAGGCGGACAACAGCGGCGTCGATCTCGCCAACGTTAAGATGTCGATGAACCCCTTCTGCGAAATCGCCGTGGAAGAAGCCGTACGCCTGAAAGAGAAGGGCGTTGCCAGTGAAATCGTCGTGGTGTCGATCGGCCCGACGGCGGCGCAAGAGCAGCTGCGTACTGCTTTGGCCCTCGGTGCCGACCGCGCCATCCTGGTCGAGGCTGTCAAGGAAGAGGGTGCTGACGAGCTGAACTCCCTGGCCGTGGCCAAGCTGCTCAAGGCCGTGGTCGACAAGGAGCAGCCGCAGCTGGTGATCCTCGGCAAGCAGGCCATCGACAGCGACAACAACCAGACCGGCCAGATGCTCGGCGCGCTGACCGGCTTCGGCCAAGGCACCTTCGCCTCCAAGGTCGAAGTGGCGGGCGACAAGGTCAACGTGACCCGCGAGATCGACGGCGGCCTGCAGACCGTGGCGTTGAACCTGCCGGCGATCGTCACCACCGACCTGCGTCTGAACGAGCCGCGCTACGCCTCCTTGCCGAACATCATGAAGGCCAAGAAGAAGCCGCTGGAGGTGCTCACCCCGGACGCCCTGGGCGTTGCCACCGCGTCCACCGTGAAGACCCTGAAAGTCGAAGCGCCGGCTGCCCGCCAGGCCGGCATCAAGGTCAAGTCGGTGGCGGAACTGGTCGAGAAACTGAAGAACGAGGCGAAGGTAATCTAAATGACTATCCTGGTTATCGCTGAACACACCAATGCCGCCCTGGCGCCGGCCACTCTCAACACCGTGGCCGCTGCGCAGAAGATCGGTGGCGACATCCACCTCCTGGTTGCCGGTGCCGCCTGTGGCGCCGCCGCCGAAGCGGCTGCCAAGCTCGCCGGCGTGGCCAAGGTGCTGGTGGCCGACAACGCCGCCTTCGCCCATCAGCTGCCGGAAAACGTTGCGCCGCTGGTAGCTGCTCTTGTTCAAGAAGCAGGGGGCAAGGGTTACAGCCACATCCTCGCCGCCGCCACCAGCAACGGCAAGAACATCCTGCCGCGCGTCGCCGCCCAGCTGGACGTCGACCAGATCTCCGAAATCATCGCCGTGGAAAGCGCCGACACTTTCAAGCGGCCGATCTACGCCGGTAACGCCATCGCCACCGTGCAGTCTTCGGCGGCGGTGAAGGTGATCACCGTGCGTGCCACCGGTTTCGATCCGGTGGCCGGCGAAGGCGGCAGTGCTGTCGTGGAAGCCGTGGCCGTTGGCGGCGACGCCGGCATCTCGGCCTTCGTCTTTGAGGCGCTGGCCAAGTCCGATCGTCCGGAACTGACCGCGGCCAAGATCGTCGTCTCCGGCGGTCGCGGCATGCAGAACGGCGACAACTTCAAGCACCTGTATGCCCTGGCCGACAAGCTCGGCGCCGCCGTCGGTGCTTCGCGCGCTGCGGTCGACGCCGGTTTCGTGCCCAACGACATGCAGGTTGGCCAGACCGGCAAGATCGTCGCGCCGCAGCTGTACATCGCCGTCGGCATCAGCGGTGCCATCCAGCACCTGGCCGGGATGAAAGACTCCAAGGTCATCGTGGCAATCAACAAGGACGAAGAGGCGCCGATTTTTCAGGTGGCGGATTACGGTCTAGTGGGTGACTTGTTCGAGGTCGTGCCGCAGTTGCAGCAAGTGATCTGAAGCCCTAAAGGAATGTGTTGCAATACCTATAGAATTGTGCTATGCGTGCATACTCAAGTGGCGTGCGGGTTTCAGGGCTAATGCATTTGAAACATAGAGTTGACGTGCGGGAAAGACAATTTTTTGACTTACACGTTATGCGGTAAGTCTGATGCTTGAGCGTTTGAGCTTAGGCATTCTGGTTGTTTTCGTTATTCTTTGTACCCGGTTTTGTACCCGGTTTTGACTTCTTGTAGCATGTAGTGCTGGTTGCTGGCTTAGGGTGGTTGTGCCGAGATTGAATCGGCCTCGAGCCCGTCATTGAGTGCTTTGCTTGTAGTCCTACTGGCTTGAAACGTTTAAGCGCTATGTTGTCTGTCTGGCTATCACGCTGAGTGTAGGTGTTGTTAGGTGACTCGCTCGCTAATAACGCTCTCTCGGAAAGAGATGTAAGCCATAGCGTCATTGAGGTCTTTTATTCTGACTTGGACAGCCTGAGAGATTTTCTCATCGCTTTCCGCTGGAGGAGTTTCGTCTGGGTGGGCCATCTTCCAGAGAGCAAGAAGCTTCAGGTATGACAAAAGAGAGTGCGCTCAGCAGCAAGTGGTCGCCCGCCTGAAGTACTTATGATCATGACTCCACTCATTACAAAAACAAGAGAAGAGCCATGGCCGGAAACATCAAAAAACAGGTCGATAGTATCGACTACAGCACCGTCGCGGTTCCGGAAGAACACCGCATGAGCAAAGGCTCACTGACGATGGCTTGGTGGGCCATCTGCAGTGCTATGTTTTGGCTGGTGGTGTCCGCCACCCTGGCAATGAGCTTTGGTACGATGAATGCCATAATCGGCTTACTCTTGTCGGTCGTAACTTATGCGGCCATCAACGGGGTCATTGCCCGCTACGCCATTAAGACCGGATTATCGGTCGCACTCTTCTCCCGGGTGCTATTCGGACGCGCCGGCGCAGCACTGGCCACCCTGATTTTCTTCGCCACGGCGATCTACTACAGCGTGTTTGAAGGCTCGGTGATCGCCATTGCTATCCAACACTACGTGTCCGACATCACGCTCAATCAAGCCTACCTAATAGTGGTGCTATACAGCGTGCCACTGGTGTTCGGTAGCGTGCAGACCTGGCTGGATAAGTTCAATGGCGTGCTGCTGCCGCTCTACCTGATTGGTCTGATTGCCGTAGTAGCGATGGCCGTCGGTGAATACGGCTACAGTTCTGCCTGGTTGGAAATGGGGCCTGAGAGCGGGCCAGTAAGTAATGGCTGGTGGGACTGTTTCACCTATTTCATGGGAGTGTGGATTCTCATGATGTACACCTGGGACTACGCACGCTTCGGTCGTAAGCAGGACGCCAGCTACCACGCTAAATTTAACTTCGGCCTACCATTCTATATCTTCACCTTTCTTATTAACGGTCTGGTCGGCATCTTTCTCGCCGCCACCATTCCCGCAGAGGGCGGCCTGTCTGAGGTCTCGGTGGTGCTGGCCATTGTCGAGCTGATGGGTATCTGGGGGTTGTTGTTCGTTTGGGTCAGCCAGACCCGTATCAATACCGCAAATTTCTTCATGGCCGCTAGCAACATGCATGCGTTCTTCGGCCGTTTTGGCTTGGCGGCTGTGCCTTATATGGCATGGGCCGTAGTAGTTGGCATCGTGGTCTACACAATGATGTTGCTCAATGTGTTCAGCTACATTCTGCAAGCCCTGGCATACCAGAGCATCTTTGTAGTGGCTTGGGTAGCGATCGCTTTGGCGCATATTTTCTCGCCGAAATATACCCAGCTGTTCGAGGGCAATATTGAATTCGCTCTCGAACGAGTCAACGCCTTCAACCCGTGCGGCTTGATCGCCTGGTTCTTTGCCGCTGGCCTGGGGATAGTGCTGCTGAATTTCGGCGGAGCAACGCTGGCGACCTTCTCAGCGCCGGTGACCTTTGTCTGCGCGTTCGCCAGCTACTGGCTGCTACTCAACAGCGCCAAACGCAGCTGGTTTGTCCGCACCAGCTGCAGCTGAAACCAATATCGGCGCCCACCGGGCCGATGTATTCGGCTCCGGCAACTTGCTGCAGCTACCAAACCCGATCCAAAACTAAGCCGCAACACCGCAGCGGCTTAGTGCTGCGTAGCTGAAAAAAAGACTAACAATGCTAAGAGCCAATTCATGAAAATGATCAACCTGCACCCACAAGCAACTCTCATATTACTTCCATTGTTGGCATCGCTCGCGCTACCCGCAGGTGCGGTGGCTATCAATGACAACTTGGACATTGGCGGCGCCGTGCGTGCGCGTATCGACTACGACCCCGACCGGGATATCGAGAAGCTGAGTTTCGATACTGCCTTTCTCACCGCTACCTACAACTCCGATAGTTGGATCGGCGCGGCTAAATACCGTTTCTATGGCGACGCTTACCCTTTCGACTATACCGACAAGATCGGTGACATCGCCTTCGCCGAATATGCATGGATCGGCTACAAGTTCGATGAGTCGCGTCAGATTCAGGTGGGACTAAACAAGATTCCGTTCGGCCTGCTGCCCTATGCCGGCAGCACTTTCTTCTTGACCTTGGGCAGCGTGATCGGCCTGGAAGACATTGCGAACCTTGGTGTTAAATACATCCAGCAGCAGGATGACTGGAACTTCCAACTCGCTTACTACCTAAGCCCGGCTGATCAGGGTCAAGGTACAAGCCGCGGCGGGCGGACCTATGCAACCAGTGTTGCTACGGCAGATGACTACGTCGTCGACGGCAGCGATAACCACGAGCGCGACATCTTAGTCGGGCGTCTGGCCCGCAACCTAAAGCTTGGGAGCTGGCAGTCGGAGATCGGCGCCTCGGCATTGACCTCGACGCTGCAGAACCAGGACAGTCGTGATAGCGGCCGCCGAAATGCCCTAGCAGTCCACTACTCGGGCAAGAATGGCCCCTGGGGCGTGCAACTGCAAGCCACTCGCCAGGACATGAGCCCGGAGAATCCCGGCAGAGACAAGCTGGTTAGCTTCGGCAGCTTCGACGGCACCTTTAACGTTGCCGCCAAGGGTAACCTCTATGTAGCCGACCTCAGCTATGACATTCCTGGCTCACTCGGGTGGCTCTCTGGTGTCAAGGTTTACGGTAACTACAGCCTGTTCGACAAGGATGAGTCCAGCTTCGAGGATTCCCAGCGCTTCATCCTTGGCACATCTTTCTCGCTGAAAGACCTATGGATCGCCGTCGAGTGGTTGCACGGCAAGCACGATCCCTACATCGGTGGCGGTAGCTACACCCAGAGCCTGGGCGCCGGCGGTAGCGAACGCTGGGAAAACCAGTTGTATACCAATATCGGTTACTACTTCTGAGGCAATAAGCGCCCCTAGCAACCACTCACGCTCCTATTTTCGCCAGCCATGTGCTGGCGTTTTTTTATGGTGCGCCAGGCATGGCGCGTAGCGCCGTGACTGGCGCTGTCGGGTTCACTGTGGTGGTGAGCCTGGCGACTTGGAGGTGAAAGTCCTCTACACACCCGGCAAGGGGAAGTGTTAGCTGAAGGCAAGGGTGTCGCGGGCGACTGCGAATCTGAAGGAAGCCCGAGACAAAATGCTGGCCTGACGAACAGGAAGCGGATGAGGCGGCGCAGCGGGGTGAGGTGGCCATAATCGCCAAAGCCCGATACTTGCACGGAACGCTGCGACGTAGATCCGACAGGCATAAGCAGGAAGGTCGCGCGAATTACCCTGGGAGATCTGTACGCTTGCCATTGTGCTACCGATTGTCGAGAGGCGACGGGATGGGCGTGCAGAAGTCAGCCGAGGCCGTAGTAAGTGGCGGTCAACCACGCCATCAAGGGCCGAACAGGTCATGCCGCCAGTAGGCGTCAGCGTCTCGTCGATAACCGAAATGCAGAAATTTCTCCAAGAGAAGACTGTCACCCCGAGTCCCGGCCAGAGGCCGAGGATGACGCCTGACAGCGCAGAGGTATCGGCGGCGTCGGTGACGTGGATGAACGCGGAGCCGGACACGCTGATGGAGCGGGTGCTTGCGCCGCTCAATCTCAAGCGTGCGTATCAGCGCGTGGTCAGCAACAAGGGGGCGCCGGGTGCCGATGGCATGACGGTCGCCGACTTGGCAGGCTACGTGAAACAGTATTGGCCCATCCTGAAGGTCAGGCTGCTGGCAGGTGAATACCATCCCCAGGCAGTGCGGGCGGTCGAAATTCCCAAACCGCAGGGCGGTATGCGGCAACTGGGCATTCCCAGTGTCGTGGATCGCCTGATCCAGCAAGCCCTGCTGCAACAGCTCACGCCGATCTTCGATCCGCTGTTCTCGGACTATAGCTACGGCTTCCGTCCGGGCAGAAGCGCTCACCAGGCTGTCGAGATGGCCCGCACCCATGTGGCGGCGGGTCATAGGTGTTGCGTGGAACTCGATCTGGAGAAGTTCTTTGATCGGGTCAACCACGACATCCTGATGTTCTGTGTTGAGCGCCATGTCGAAGACAAACAGGTGCTCAGACTCATCCGCCGTTACCTCGAAGCGGGCGTCATGTCGGGCGGGGTTGTCAGCCATCGGCAGGAGGGGGCGCCGCAAGGCGGCCCGCTTTCGCCGCTGCTGTCGAACATCCTGCTCGATGAACTCGACCGTGAGTTGGAGCGGCGAGGCCATCGCTTCGTGCGCTATGCCGATGACGCGAACATTTATGTCCGTAGTCCGCGTGCTGGCGAACGAGTGCTGGCCAGTGTCGAGCGGTTCCTGAATCACCGTCTGAAACTGAGACTGAATCGGGACAAGAGTCGCGTGGCTGGGTCGTGGAAATGCGACTACCTGGGGTATGGGATGAGTTGGCACTCGCAGCCTAGACTGCGAGTGGCAACCATGAGCCTGCGCCGTGTGCGCGACCGTCTCAGGGAACTGCTGCGAGGGGTGCGGGGCCACAAGATGGCGAATGTCATCGAGCGGGTAAACCCGGTGCTGCGAGGCTGGGCAGGCTACTTCAAGCTCAGCCAGAGCAAGCGTCCACTGGAAGAGCTGGATGGCTGGGTCAGGCACAAACTTCGCTGTGTCATCTGGCGGCAATGGAAGCAGCCCTCTACGAGGGCGCGCAACCTGATGCGCCTGGGATTGAGCGAGGAGCGTGCCTGCAAGTCGGCCTTCAATGGCCGAGGCCCGTGGTGGAACTCAGGAGCGCCGCATATGAATCAGGCGCTGCCGAAGAAGCTATGGGACAGACTTTGACTGGTCTCGATACTGGATACGATCAATCGGCTTAACCGCATGGCCTGAACCGCCGTGTACGGAACCGTACGCACGGTGGTGTGGGAGGACGGCGGCCGTGAGGCCGCCTCCTACCCGATCGCAGCGTTCCGGCCTCCCGGCATTAGATCTTGAGTAGATGCACCAGTAGAAACAGTTCACTTCAGGCCAAAAAACGGTGCGCTTGAAGACAAGCCAGCCGCTAGGCCCGCGCGTAGCTTAGCGATGTGGGCAAGACATCCGTCACGCCTCCCCAGACAAAAACAAGATTTGTGGTGACCCATGAACATAGTAGACCCGATCACCCTGGCAGTCGTGCGCGGTGCGCTCGAAACAGCCCAGCGAGAAATGACCCTGACGCTGGAAAAGACCAGTCGCTCGAGCGTGTTCAACCTCGCCCACGACTATTCCAACGCACTCTTCGATCACCTCCCGGAAATGATCCTGCAAGGCCAGGACCTTCCTATTCATCTCGGTTCGCTTATCCCAGCGATGAAATGCGTTGCTGGCTTCTTCGGTGATGAGATTGCCGAGGGCGATGTTATTTATCATAACGATCCAGCCTACATGGGCAGTCATATCCTCGACTGCTGCATGTACAAACCGGTGTTCTATAAGGGCGAGCTGGTGTTCTGGACGGTCTGCAAGGGCCACCTGACCGATATTGGCGGCCCGGTACCGGCCGGCTACAACCCGGACGCAAAAGAAATCTACGCAGAGGGCCTGCGCATCCCGCCTGTCAAGTTGTGGGCCCAGGGCCAGCGCCGGGAAGACGTAATCAACCTGCTGCTGACCAACATGCGCGCCCGCGCCTATCAAGAAGGCGATCTGAATGCCCAGTACGGTGCTTGCAGCGTGGGCGAGCGTCACCTGATCGAGTTGCTCGATCGCTATGGCGTCGACCAGGTCCGAGCGTGCATTACCGAGCTGAAAGATATGGCAGACCGTCATATGCGCGCATTGTTGCGTGATGTGCCAGACGGTTTCTACAGCGGCACTGCCATTCTCGAAGACTCCGGTCATGGTCTGGGAGAATTGTCGATCACTGCCCAGGTGGAAATTCGCGGCGACGAGGCGCACGTTCTGATAGAGAGCCCGCCGCAGGTGCCTTACTTCATCAACTCCTACGCGGGCAATTCGATCTCCGGGGTTTACCTCGGACTGATGATGTTCGCCCAGGTGCCACCGCCCTACAATGAAGGCCTCTATCGCTGCGTGAGTGTAGACCTTGGCCCGTCCGGTACTCTGTGCAACGCCCAGGAGCCGGCACCGCACGTCAACTGCACCACTACTCCGATGGAAACCCTCGCCGATGCCGTGCGTCTGGCCCTTGAACAGGCGGCTCCGGAGCGTGTGACCGCCTCCTGGGGGCATGCCAGCGGGATCAATATCGCTGGGCACGACCCACGCAACAACAACGATGAATATGTGACCATGGTGCTGGCCTCGGTCATCTCCGGCGCTGGCGCTAACAAGGCTATGGATGGTTGGCCTGCTTGCGGCCCGCTGTGCTGCTTCGGCGCGCTGACGTCCGGCGATATCGAACTGCTTGAGTACTCCTATCCGGTACTGATACACCGCTACAGCCTGATGACCGACAGTGGTGGCGCCGGTGAATTCCGCGGTGGCTCTGGTACTCGCCTGGAGCTCGAGCCGCTGAAGCACGCCATGACCGTGGTCGGTTTCGGTGAGGGCCGGCAGCTGCCTACCGCCGGTGCGGCAGGGGCGAAGAATGTTCTGCTCGAGCCCAAGCTCGGCCGCTTGATCCATAGACATGTCGACGGTGAGGAAGACCATTACATCCAGAACACTCTGCTGACCGCACAACCAGGTGAGCGCGTAATCAACGTCAACCCGGGCGGTGGTGGCTATGGCGACCCACTACGTCGTCCGCTGGCCACGGTTCTAGCCGATGTGCGCAACGGCTTGGTCTCGATTGACGGCGCGCGCCTTGAATACGGCGTAGTGATTGACGGCAACGGCCAACTCGATGAAGCCGCAACCCACGCACACCGAGCCGCGCACTGAGCACAGCCCCTTTGAGCAATGCAGAGAATTCGAAAATGAGCAAACAACAATATCGCCTGGGCATCGATGCCGGCGGCACCTTCACTGATTTCATCCTCGCCGACCATCAGGGCAACGTGCAGTTGTTCAAGGCGCCGTCCACCCCACATGACGGCACCCTGGCCATACGCAACGGTCTGGCGCAAATCGCCGATGCCCTCGGCCGTACACCAGCCGAGATCATTGCCGACTGCGATCTGTGCATCAACGGGACGACTGTGGCGCTCAACGCACTGATCGAAAAGACCGGGGTCAAGGTGGGCCTGCTGTGTACCGATGGCCATGAAGACAGCCTGGAAATTCGCCTTGGCCACAAAGAAGATGGCCATCGCTATGACGCCACTTATCCACCGGCGCATATGTTAGTGCCGCGCCACCTGCGCCGTCCAATCGGCGGGCGTATTATCAGTGACGGCAGCGAGTTCAGCCCGCTAGACGAGGCGGCGATTCATGCCGCCATCGACTACTTCCGCGAACAACAGGTGCAGGCGGTGGCGATCTCCTTCGTCTGGTCGGTGCGCAACCCTAGTCACGAGCAGCGCGCTATGGCTATGGTGCGTGCGGCTTTACCTGACGTATTTGTCTGCAGCGGCCACGAGGTGTTCCCGCAGATTCGCGAATACACACGCACCTCGACAACCGTGGTCAACGCCTACCTTAGCCCAGTGATGGGTCGTTATATCGAACGCATCGACGCGCTGTTCGAGGAGCTGGGCGCGCAGCAGCCTACCCGCTATTTCCAGTCCAACGGAGGTCTGGCTCCTGGCGTGGTAATGCGTGAGCGGGCGGTCAACGCGATCAACTCCGGTCCGGCATCTGCCCCGCAAGCCGGCTTGTGCGTGGCCCAGCCATTCGGTATCGACAACGTAATCACCGTCGATATGGGTGGTACCTCGTTCGACATCACTCTTAGCAAAGGCGGTCGCACCAACTTCAGCAAAGACAGCGACTTCCTCCGTTACCGTATCGGCGTGCCAATGATTCAGGTGGAATCCCTTGGCGCCGGCGGTGGCTCGATCGCCCACCTTGACGACTTCGGCATGCTCCAGGTCGGTCCACGCAGTGCCGGGGCTAACCCCGGGCCTGTGTGTTATGGAAAGGGTGGGGTCGAGCCGACTGTAACCGATGCTAACCTGGCGCTCGGTTATCTGGCTGATGGTGCACTGCTCGGTGGCAGCATCCGTCTAAATCGACAAGCCGCGATCGATGCGATCCGCAGTAAAATTGCCGAACCGCTGGGTATCAGTGTCGAGCGCGCGGCCGTCGGTATCATTACCCTGGTTAACCTGAGCATGGTTAGTGGTATCCGCCGCGTGTCCATTGAGCGTGGTTATGATCCCCGTGACTTCGCCCTGATCGGTGCCGGTGGTGCAGCGGGCATGCACGTGATGCGACTAGCTGAGGAAATCGGCAGCAAGGTTGTGCTGATTCCCAAGGTGGCTTCGGGGCTGTGCGCCTTCGGCCAGATTCTCTCTGACATCCGCTATGATCAGCTGACTACTTTGCCGATGCGTTTGGATGACGAGTTCGTCGATTTGGAGCAACTAAACCAGGCCCTGCAGCAGTTACGCGAGCGTGGTATGACGAACCTGCGAGACGATGGTTTCGGTGGTGACAATCGTATTGAATGCCAGTACAGCCTGGAGATTCGTTACCTCGGACAGATCCACGAGTGCAGCGTCGAACTGAGCTGCGACCGGCTCGACCGTAGCAGCCTGGCGGCCCTGCGCGAATCCTTCCACCAGCGGCACAAGGCGCTGTTTTCCTTCAGTGAGCCTAACAGCCCGGTCGAACTAGTTAATCTAGAGTGCTCGGTGATCGCGCGGTTACAGCGTCCACCAATGCCTGAACTTGCAACCCCGCTCAAGGCAACGGCCGCGATTCCGGCTGGTCATCGTCCGATGCTGTTCAATGCGCAAGACGATTGGCAGGACACGCCTGTGTACAACGGCGACCGCATAGAAGTAGGGCAGATTATTCAAGGTCCCTGTGTGATTGAGGAAGCGACCACAAACATCGTTGTTCCACCGGGCTGGCGGGTCAGTCTGGATCCCTCGGCCACATATGAACTGACTCCCGGTCATTGACCGTCAGGGATTTTTAACAAAGGATTGTGTAACAACGGCACCGACGGCATTCACCGTTGGTGCCGCCCTCATAATAACTACAAATTGAGGACCTTTCATGACAGATCAATTGTCTACGCGGTATTGGCCTGAGGGAGAAAGGCAATCGCGTTGGGCCGAAGCCATCGGCAATACATATTTTCCATTGTCGTTGGAGTTCAATTCCAGCGCCATTTTCCAAGGCAGCCTGAAAATTTGGAAAACGGGCAGTACGCCGTTGGCGTTATCGCGCCTGCGCTCCAGTCAGCTAGGCTATTCGCGCAGCGAGAGCCAGGTTAGCGAAGATACTGAACCCTGTTACCTTGTAACAGTGCCGCGCCTTACCGAAGTACACTTCGAGCAAGACGGTCGTGAGCTCCATTGTAAGCCAGGTGGGTTCATCTTCGAGCGAGGCGATGCGCCTTATCGTTTTCACTACTCCTGCGACAACGACCTTTGGGTATTCAAGCTGCCTGAGCGCGCGCTACATGGACAGATACGTGGAGCCGAGCGCTACACCCGTTTCTGTTTCGAGGCTCGGCGTGGATTGGGACGAATTTTTGTTGATCAACTGGCGATGTGTGCCGCGCGCTTCGACGAATGCGATGCGGATGCCCGTCATATGCTGCTGGAACAGGTGCTTTCGACGTTGTTAATGGCTCTGCGCCAAGATGAGCGCGTCCTTAATAGTGAGAGTTCGAGTCTAGCTGCCCTGCATTTGCAGCGTATCGAGCACTACATCGACCGAAACTTGTGTTCAGCTGAACTAAACCCGCAGCATATTGCTCAGGCCTGCGGCTTATCGGTTCGCTATTTGCATAAATTATTTTTCAGTACGCCCTACAGTCTCGGTGAATGGATTCGCCTGAAACGATTGGAGGCTGTATATCAACGCCTACGTGATCCCCACTGCCACCTATCAATCGGTGAGCTGGCATATCGTTGGGGGTTCAGTGATCAGGCACAATTTTCCCGGCATTTTCGCCAGCACTTTAGTTGTACTGCCAGTGAAGCCCGAGCCGTTTCGTTAAAGCCGTAGCCGGTTACTTTATTGTCAATGTGCTCTGGGGGATTAGAAGTCACTCGGCGTAGCTCCCCATAAAGGCTCCACGCCTTTTCACCGTTGCGGGAGTACCAGTTATATATCGGCGTCTGATATTCCATACGGGCGCTAACTTGGGTAAGCCTTTGTCGTCTGCATTGGCAAACTCATGCGTAGCTGGTGTTGCTGATCAAGCCAAGCTTATTGTTTTAGGTTCACGCGAGCGGGCTGAGAGCGGCGCAGGCTTCACAAGCGTAAGACGGAACCATGCTAGGTGCAAAGCTATGGTGTTGGGTAGTAATTGCTTCAGGTCTGTCCTGCAAAAAACATGCTGAAATTCCGCAGGCACCCCCTCTAAGGGCGAGACACGGTAACTATCCCATGATTTCAGGGGCGGACTGGGATGCTCTCAGGTTGCTGTTGCGCATGATCCCTTCGATGATCGGTACTGGTGTCATCAGATGAGCCTGCATCATGGCGCTTGCTCGCGTTGCGTCACGGGCAAGGATAGCTTCTACCAGTTCGCTGTGCTCTTGACGTTTCAGGGACAAGGCCTCCTCGGATAGCACCGTGCGCCGCAGCCACAGCTGGCGATAGCGCTCGGCCTGATCGAACAGATAGGCGCGCGCCTGCAGCAGGTGTCTAGACCCACAGCCGGAGGCTATAGCTGTATGGAAGGCCTTGTGTCGGGCATCCCATATTTCCAGCATCTGCTCCTGGGTCTTGACCTCCATTACCTTGGCCAATGTATGCGAATAGGCCAACACCTGGGCCTCCCAGGCGTCATCGCCGCGTTCGATGGCGAGCTTAAGTACCAGCGCTTCGAGATTGGCCCGTGCGTCATAGATGTCCTGCATTTCGCTCAGCGACATAGGAGCGACGCGGTAGCCACGCTGACT from Pseudomonas fluorescens encodes the following:
- the ltrA gene encoding group II intron reverse transcriptase/maturase produces the protein MPPVGVSVSSITEMQKFLQEKTVTPSPGQRPRMTPDSAEVSAASVTWMNAEPDTLMERVLAPLNLKRAYQRVVSNKGAPGADGMTVADLAGYVKQYWPILKVRLLAGEYHPQAVRAVEIPKPQGGMRQLGIPSVVDRLIQQALLQQLTPIFDPLFSDYSYGFRPGRSAHQAVEMARTHVAAGHRCCVELDLEKFFDRVNHDILMFCVERHVEDKQVLRLIRRYLEAGVMSGGVVSHRQEGAPQGGPLSPLLSNILLDELDRELERRGHRFVRYADDANIYVRSPRAGERVLASVERFLNHRLKLRLNRDKSRVAGSWKCDYLGYGMSWHSQPRLRVATMSLRRVRDRLRELLRGVRGHKMANVIERVNPVLRGWAGYFKLSQSKRPLEELDGWVRHKLRCVIWRQWKQPSTRARNLMRLGLSEERACKSAFNGRGPWWNSGAPHMNQALPKKLWDRL
- a CDS encoding hydantoinase B/oxoprolinase family protein, with translation MNIVDPITLAVVRGALETAQREMTLTLEKTSRSSVFNLAHDYSNALFDHLPEMILQGQDLPIHLGSLIPAMKCVAGFFGDEIAEGDVIYHNDPAYMGSHILDCCMYKPVFYKGELVFWTVCKGHLTDIGGPVPAGYNPDAKEIYAEGLRIPPVKLWAQGQRREDVINLLLTNMRARAYQEGDLNAQYGACSVGERHLIELLDRYGVDQVRACITELKDMADRHMRALLRDVPDGFYSGTAILEDSGHGLGELSITAQVEIRGDEAHVLIESPPQVPYFINSYAGNSISGVYLGLMMFAQVPPPYNEGLYRCVSVDLGPSGTLCNAQEPAPHVNCTTTPMETLADAVRLALEQAAPERVTASWGHASGINIAGHDPRNNNDEYVTMVLASVISGAGANKAMDGWPACGPLCCFGALTSGDIELLEYSYPVLIHRYSLMTDSGGAGEFRGGSGTRLELEPLKHAMTVVGFGEGRQLPTAGAAGAKNVLLEPKLGRLIHRHVDGEEDHYIQNTLLTAQPGERVINVNPGGGGYGDPLRRPLATVLADVRNGLVSIDGARLEYGVVIDGNGQLDEAATHAHRAAH
- a CDS encoding hydantoinase/oxoprolinase family protein, translating into MSKQQYRLGIDAGGTFTDFILADHQGNVQLFKAPSTPHDGTLAIRNGLAQIADALGRTPAEIIADCDLCINGTTVALNALIEKTGVKVGLLCTDGHEDSLEIRLGHKEDGHRYDATYPPAHMLVPRHLRRPIGGRIISDGSEFSPLDEAAIHAAIDYFREQQVQAVAISFVWSVRNPSHEQRAMAMVRAALPDVFVCSGHEVFPQIREYTRTSTTVVNAYLSPVMGRYIERIDALFEELGAQQPTRYFQSNGGLAPGVVMRERAVNAINSGPASAPQAGLCVAQPFGIDNVITVDMGGTSFDITLSKGGRTNFSKDSDFLRYRIGVPMIQVESLGAGGGSIAHLDDFGMLQVGPRSAGANPGPVCYGKGGVEPTVTDANLALGYLADGALLGGSIRLNRQAAIDAIRSKIAEPLGISVERAAVGIITLVNLSMVSGIRRVSIERGYDPRDFALIGAGGAAGMHVMRLAEEIGSKVVLIPKVASGLCAFGQILSDIRYDQLTTLPMRLDDEFVDLEQLNQALQQLRERGMTNLRDDGFGGDNRIECQYSLEIRYLGQIHECSVELSCDRLDRSSLAALRESFHQRHKALFSFSEPNSPVELVNLECSVIARLQRPPMPELATPLKATAAIPAGHRPMLFNAQDDWQDTPVYNGDRIEVGQIIQGPCVIEEATTNIVVPPGWRVSLDPSATYELTPGH